Below is a genomic region from Granulicella sp. L56.
GCCTGCTAAAGTTCGGGAACCTGTTTATGGCTATTCCCTCTCAGGTGTAGCCTCCCTTGTTCCCTCTCAGGTATAGCTTCCCTTGTTTGTCATTCTCGAAGGGAATCTGCGTTTTGCTCGAATCACCAAAACTACATCTGGAGGAAAACCGCCTAGCGATCTCAACCACGTCATCTCACCGAAGCGCAGCGGAGAGACGGCGGCAAAAGCGCAGCCTTCGGTCGAGATGACGTGCGTTTGGGGACGAGGGAGAGGATTCAGGTCCCGAATCTTAGCGTCCCAGATAGACCTTGTACTGGCTCTCAACCACACCCGTGTTGCGGGCCAGCATCAGCTTCGACTGATTGTACTGATAGAGCGTCTGCACCAGCTTGGTCTGCGCATCGGCCAGCGAGGCCTCGGCCTGCACGACCGGGAGGTTATCGGAGACGCCGGACTGAAAGCGGTCGGTGGCCTGCTGTAGCTCTTCGGTGGCCAGATCGACGTTGCTGCGCGCAACCTTTACGAGTTGGTTGGAGGACTGGACATCGAGCATCGCCGAACGAATCTGCTGCTCGATGGTGACTCGGAGCGACGTAATCTGCTGGTGAAGCGCGGTGACCTGCGCGTTAGCAACCTCACGCTCTCCGCGAAGCTGCCCTTCCTGGAAGATGGGGACCTTCAGGCTGCCCGTGGCAGCAAAGATGCCGTGGTAGAGGCCGTGGGTCTCGCCAAGGACGCCGTAATGGCCGTCGAAGGAGAGTGTCGGCAGGCGCTCGTACTTCACGGCCTTTTCCGCGCGCTCGGCTACTTCCTGTTGAGCCTGAAGGCTCAGCAGGTCTTTGCGCCGGGTATAGGCGAGTGCCATGGCCTGGTCGAGCGGAAGCTCGGCAAATTCGGAGTAAGGAGTCTTGTCCGTCAGCGTCAGCTCCTGCTCCGCAGGCAGGCCAATCAAGCGGTTGAGCGCGATCTTGTCCTTGGCAAAGGTATTTTCCGCGTTGATGACCGTCTGCTGCTGGGTCTGTAGCTGCACGCGCGCACGAAGCACATCGAGGTTCGTCCCCACGCCTGCGTCGTGCGAGGCGGTGGCCTGTTGCAGGACGAGTTCGTCGGCCTTCTCGAGTGCCTGCGCGTTCTCGATCTGCGAGGCGTCAGCCAGCGCCAGAAGGTACTGTGTTCCAACCTTCAGAACGACGGTGCCCTCGGAGTTCCGGGTCGTCATCGTTGCGGCGGTCTCGGCCTTTTGCGCAGAACGGTAGAGATAATAAGCCGGGACGTTGAATAACTGCTGATTCATATTCAACTGTGCGCCTGTCGTGTCCAGCTTGATGACCGTCGGAAAGGTCGCCGGATCGAGGCCGAACTTCGCCAGCAGCGATGGCTTGAAGCCCAGCGCCGCCAAGTTGATCATCTGGGTCTCGGTAAAGGCCTCGGCGGTGAGGGAGGGCAGAAGATTGTTGGCCACGGTCAGGACCTGGCCATGGACGATCCGCTGGTTCTGGCGGGCCAGCTCCATCTGCAGGTTGTTCTTGACTCCCTGTTCAATGGCCTCGTCGAGACTCAGCGGCAGGGCAGACGGGGTGGCCTGCTGAACGGTGACGCCGCCCGGAAACTTCGCGGTAAGGGTATGAGGCGTAGGTGCCGAGGGCAGGCCTTCTGCGGAATCCTGCGCGTGCGCAGCCACACTCAAGCTGCCGCAGACCGCCAGCAGCAGACACACCTTCGCATTGGTAGCAAAATAACTCAGAGATCCTCGCAAGCTTACTTTGTTTAGATTACCCATACCGCCTTCTGGTTGCGAAATCTAAATCTCAAATTAGGGGCAGCTTCGAGCAGGGGGAGGGGGAAAACCCCCATCAGCTAAAATACTTAACACAATCCTATGCGTCTTATACCCATGAATCGCATCGCTCTCTCTGCAGCCAGCCTGCTGATCGCCCTTCCGCTTTGTGCCCCTGTCTTTGCGCAGACCTCCGCGCCGCCGAATACGGGGACAGCCTTCAAAGATACCTCCATGCTCAAGCCCCCTGCGGGAGAGCGTGTCGCCATCTTCGAGTTCGAAGACCTGGAATGCCCGGCCTGCGCCCATGCCTTCCCGATTACCCGCGCCGCCGCCGAGCATTACAAGATTCCGCTGCTGCACCACGATTTTCCGCTCAAGATGCATATCTGGAGCCTGGATGCGGCCATCACGGCCCGTTATATGCAGGACAAGGTCTCTCCGCAGGCGGCAGAGGACTATCGCCGCGCGGTCTTCGCCAATCAGAACTCCATCGCCTCGAAGGAAGACCTGCAGAACTTCACGCGGCACTACTTCCAGACGCATGGACACGAGATGCCCTTCGTCGTCGACCCGACCGGCCAGTTTGCCCGCGAGGTGCAGGCGGACTATCAGCTTGGCGAGCGCGTTGGCCTGACCCAGACGCCCACCATCTTCGTGGTCACGCCCAAGCACTGGGTCCAGATCACGGACGTCAACGATCTCTACCAGACCATCGATACCGCGCTGGCCGAGACGCCCGCAGTGGCAAGCTCCAAGATGCGGCATCCTGCCAAAGCCCAGCAGCGGTAGTTAGCGAATCTGCACCAGCTCCGGGTTGGCGTGTCCTGCGCCGCCCGGGGTGATGGTGGTCTTCTGCGGAGCGCGCCAGTGGTCGATGTAGCTGACCTGATGCACGCAGCTGATGGTGCAGTTGGGTGAGCAACTCTTCTCAGTAAGAAACTCGCGCTTCACATCGGCAGTCATGTAGCCCGCCAGAGGAACGCCGGGATATCCGCGCTGCTGGCTGCAATAGTGCACCAGCCCGAACTCGCAGATGTAGAGGTAACGGCCGCCCGCTCGGCAACGCCAGTCGTTGGTCTTGCCGTTGGCGATGGCTTCCTGAAAATGATTGAACCGCGAATAGCTGCGGCGCGTCAGCTTGCGAACCTTGTCCCAAACAGTGCGCTCAGATTCGCCCAGCGGCTTCAACTGCCCGCTGCCGTCGTGGATGATGCCGATGGTCGAGCTGAATCCCAGCCCCAGAGCGCGTTCGCTGACGGTCAGCGCATCGCTCGGGTTGGCGATACCGCCACCGACGACGGAGTTGATGTTGACGTGAAAGTCGGCGTGCTCGGCGAGCATCTGCAGCTTCTTGTCCAGCACCTTCAGGCTCTTTTTGGAGACCGCGTCCGGCATCACGTTGTCGATCGAGATCTGCATGTGATCGAGTCCGGCCTTGTTCAGCCGCTCGATGCGATCAGGCATCAGCAGATAGCCGTTGGTAATCATTCCAGCGATGGCGCCGGTCTTGCGAATGCGCGCAATGATCTGGTCGAGCTCGGGGTGCAGCAGCGGCTCGCCACCGGAGATGGTGATGACTGAGGTGCCCAGGCGGCCAAGGTCGTCAATACGCCGCAGCATCTCGTCGAGCGGCACGGGGTCGGAGACGTCATCGAACTCGTTGCAATAAGTGCAGGCCAGGTTGCAGCGCCGCATCGGCACAATGTGCGCCATGTAAGGATGCCCGGTCGAAGCCAGCGCCGAACCAATCGAGCCAAGCTCACGCAGTTTGCGGGTGACAGCCTTCCATCGCCGCTTCGCAGTCATCGGACGGCGGCCAGTTCCAGTGGTAGAGGGAGATTCCATACTTACTTTCAAGTATATAGAACTGGTGAGTGTGAAGGGAGTGCTGGTGTTGCGCAGGAATCTAAACCAGCGTTATAACTCAGCGACTTGCGCGTGCTCTTTACCAACAAAAGGCATCACCACGCTGGAGCGTTTCTTGCTGTCCGGCGTCATGGTCATGGTCTGCTCGTGTCGGTCGCGCAGCACCTGCAAGACAACCGGCTTGCCGCGGTTCTGATGAATGGTCTTCGACCACTCGCTTCCAGTCGTCACCGGCACCTGGTTCACCTGGATGACGACATCGCCTGCCCGCAGCCCGGCGTCTTCGGCGGGACTGTTGGGCTCGATGCTTCGCACCAGCAGACCGGCGTTTCCTTCGACCCCGAAGAACTCCGCGAGCTGCGGCCCCATGACCTCAAGCTGTGCCCCGGTGAACGACGCGCTCAATACAGTCGTCGCAGCCAGAAAATCCCGATGCGGCTTGGCTCCCGTGCCGGAAGGGGCCGTGTCCGAGTGGATGAATCCGTTTCCGACCTGCGGCGAAGGGCCATTGTCGATCTCGGGATCGGGCACTACAAGGTGCTGCTCCCACGCCCGGCGCTCCACCTCCTGCCGGTTGGCGAGCTGCGTCGTCAACGTCTGCTGCTGGCCGTCCCGGCTGATCACGAAGGTCACCGACTTGCCTGCGGGAGTCTCGCGCAGGATCTGCCGCAGTTGCTCCTGGTTCTGAATCGATACCCCGTTCATCTGCAGAATGACATCCTGATTCTGAAGGCCGAGCTTGCCTGCCGGGCCATCATGGTCTACATGAATGATCTCCGCGCCGCGCGTGTCATTCAACCTGAGCGGCGTTACCTCGTCCTGGCCCACATCGCGCAGGTCTACGCCGAGATATCCCTGCGGAATGCGCGGTGGGGCAGCGGATCGTGCAGCTCCGTGGATCTTTGCGGAGACAGGCAGAGCAACGTTAGCGGCGGTGTGCGAAAAGGCCGCGGATGCCAATCCCGGTAGGGCCAACAGCGCAACCGAGGTCATCGCCGCCCTTCGTACACGGTGCTGGATCTTCATGGGTCTCATCGCCTACTGAATGTCCGCAGCGCCCTGCAATGCCTGGTAGGAGGCGGTTCGGATGTAGGGATTCTCGTCCTGGGTCGAGACCGTACGCAGCACCTCGCGCACGCTCGAGTCCGCTTGCACCGGCTCCAACATGCCAATCGCGGTGGTTCGCACCTCGGCGTCGGAGTCATGCATCAATGCTTCGAGTACGGCATCGCGCACCCGGCGGTCCTGTCCGACGTAGCGCTGCAAGCCTTCGAGAGCCTTCATCCGCACTCCGGCATTCTTGTCGTAACGCAAAGAAACCAGCAACGCGCTGCGAATGCCCGGGCCTGTGCACTCGTGTCCTGCCGTGCACTCATGCGCCAGCAGCGCGACCGAGTCGGCACGCACGCCGTTCGTCGCCGCCGCATTGGTCCCTGCCAGCAGCAGTTGGCGAATCTCGGGCGAGTCCAGCGAGCCTTCCATCGTCTCGGGAACCACCTTGTTGTACTTCACCTGTACCAGCTCCGAGTTCGGCGTCTGCACGATGCCGGTCACGTTCGCAATCGTCGCCAGCGTAGGATTGCTCAGCGTTACCGTACTCTTGGGTTTGGGCGCATGGGCGACTTCATAGCGATAGGTAAAGTTGCCTCCGAGAAATCCCACTCCCAGCAGCAGTGTGGCCAGCGCGGGAGCGCTTTGCACATGGCCGATCCATGCAAACAGGCCGCGGCGCAACTGGGTAAAGATCCCATGCGGAGGAATCGCATCCAGCTCCTCATCCAGCCTGACTCTTGCCTGTGCCAGAAAGTTTGGTGACGGCTCCACGACGGGAAGCAGCGCCAGATGCTGGTCCAACTCGCGGAGCGCTTCCAGTTCACTGCGGCAGTCGTCGCATCCATCCAGATGCTGCTCCAGCGGGATGGCGTACTCATCCGGCAGCTCGCCATAACTTGCCAGAAGGATGTTCTCTTTTGCGGTTTCGCACTTCATTGCACTACCTCAACCAGCCTCAAAAATTCTGTTGCTACTGTCGGGTCTGTAAAGTCTGCCCGTCGGTTTCCTGATCCCTAATCCCTGCCTCTACCGCACTCCGGCGAGGTTCGCACGAAGCTTGCGGGTCGCCCGAAACAGCGTGTTCTTTGCTGTCTCTTCGGTCGTGCTCAACATCTCGCCAATCGTCCGCAGCTTCAGCCCCTGGTAGTGCTTCAGCTCAAATACGGTCCGTTCGCGCGGCGTCAGCTTATCCAACGCCTCGCCGATCCTCTGACCCATCACCTTCCGGTCCAGCTCCCGTCCCGGGTTCGCCATGGAACGGTCGTCGGTGACGTTCGCCATCAGGTCCATCTCGCCGCCATTGGAATCGAGCACGGTTGCCGGATCTTCCCGGCGGCTCTTTCGCCTGCGCAACTGGTCCAGGCAAAGGTTGGTGACGATCCGGTAAAGCCACGTATAGAACGAGCACTCAAAGCGGAAGTTCCCCAGATGGCGGTACGCCTTGATAAAGGCCTCCTGGTGAACATCCTGCGCATCCTGCTCGTTGCCAAGCATATGCAGCGCCAGCCGCAGTACAGACTGGTCGTAGCGGCGTACCAGCGCGTCGAAGGCGGTCCGCTGCCCTCGCTGGGCCTCGCGGATCAACTCGTCGTCTTCGATGCGCTGCTGAGCGCGCGCCTGGATCTGCGCCTCAGTCAGCTTGCCGCCGTTTCTGGTGCCGGATTGTGTGGCCGCTTTTGCCATCCCTGGCAATGATTCTACCGCTGCGGCATCACGCAATCCCAACGCGAACGGACTCGGCCGTCGCCCAATAGGACTAATCCCAATTGCTTCAACGCTCATTTGTCTGACTCCGGAGTCAGGAAATCGATTTCACTTCAATAGACCCACCCCCCACCCAAAAGGTAAGCAGAGAAACCTTTTTAGCGGAAAAATCCTGATCTTTCCTTCATCCTGCCCAAAATCACGTCATCTCGACCGAAGCGAAGCGGAGTGGAGAGACCCCTGTATTTCGCCCTTGCCGTAAGCCGCCACCGCCATCCGGTAAACTCACAAAATGTCCTCAAGCAGCCTTTTTCCCGACAAGACCGACTGGATCTCCGCCCACTGCGACGGCGGCGCCCGCGGCAATCCCGGCCCCGCCGGCTATGGTGCACAGGTCTGTGATTCGAGCGGCATGGTCATCGCCGAACTGAGTGAGTTTCTCGGCATCCGCACCAACAATTACGCTGAATACTCCGGCCTGCTTGGCTGCCTCCAGTTCGCCCTCGACAACCACCATCCCCGCCTCCGCGTCGTCTCCGACTCGGAGCTGATGGTCAAGCAGATTCAGGGAAAATATCAGGTCAAAAGCCCTGATCTGAAGCCTCTCTACGAAGAGGCAAAGCGCCGCATCGCCAGGCTCGAAAAGTTCGAGATCAGCCACGCCCTCCGCCACAAAAATAAAGACGCCGACCGCCTCGCCAACGAGGCCATGGATCGTGGCATGAACCGCTCTCCCGCCAAAATTCCGGTGATCACACAACCGGCGACCGCAACACCGGGTGCGCCACGTCCGGCTCTTGAGGGCGTGGGCGGAACGCCACAAAAAGCGATCCCGTATCCCAAAGCGTCCGAAACCCCGCCCAACCCCTACGCCAAAGCCGACGCCATGCTGCGCGGCTTCACCAAGGACGGGGTCGTCCACGTTCTCGGCGGAGCAACTCTACCCGACGGAATCTTCGTAAAAATCATCCGCGAATAGGTCATCTCCACTTACTGGACAACACAGTTTTCTCGGACCCACGCACTACGTCATCTCGACCGAAGGCGGCGCTTTTGCCGCCGCAGCGGAGAGACCCCTGTATTTCGCCGTTGCCTTTGCTGTTGCTGGTCTTTTACTCTTCTGCCTGCTCCAAACCATCCCTGGACCGCTGATCGGCCTCACCAGCCGTCTGGGCCAGTCCTGTGCAGATCGACTCCACAATAAACATCTGCCTCAGCATCGCTTCGAAGGCCGGCGGGTGGTTGATTCCCTCGTAGCGGTTCTGCATCTGATCCAGAATTCCCACCACACGGGCCGCCCGCTTCCTTCCCGCAGGTTGCAGCGTCAGTTGAAATGCCCGCGAATCTTCCGGATCGACCCGCCGCCGCACCAGCCCCCTGGCCTCGAGCGACGAGATGCAGTGGCTCACATTGCCTCGCGTCGTCTCAAACGTCTCCGCCAGCTCCGACGGCTTGATGCCGCGCTTCTTCTCGAAGAAGATCGCCGCCAGCACCAGCGCCTCAAGGAACGTCACCTCTTCCTTGCGAAGGATCCGGGTGAGGAGCGCATCCAGGCGGCGGGCGCTCCGGGTGATCTGAAAGATCGGGCTTTGCTTCAGGAAAGGTTCGATTCTCATAGAGGCTCCACGCTAATATTAGTTCGATAGTAAATAGTTGAATCATTCAACTATTTACTATCGAACAAAACTAACTCCCCAACGCCACTTTTTCGATAGATCATCGAAAGACAAACCATGTTGAAGATCGCAAAATTCCTTCCCGCCTGCCTGCTCTGCCTGCTCTGCCTTGCTGCCGCCGCGCAACAAACGCCTGCTCCCGTCTCCCAGTCGGTCACGGTCACCACTACGGTCCAGCCCATCCCGCTCTCTGAGAGCGATCGCGCCGTGCAGGCGCTCGACACCCGCCAGTACCCGCTGCTGTTCAACAGCGTCGTCGACTACCTCAGCCTCGATTCGTCGCTCAACCTGCAATCCCGCGCCCCCGCCGGGGTGCAGTCCGACCTCTCCATTCGCGGCACCACGTTTGAGCAGTCCCTAATTCTGCTCAACGGCCTGCGCATCGACGATCCCGAGACTGGCCATCTGAACCTCGACATTCCCGTTCCGCTCGATGCTGTCTCGCGCATCGAGGTGCTGCACGGCTCTGGCTCTACGTTTTATGGTTCCGACGCGATTGGCGGGGCGGTCAACCTTATCACCGCAGAGCCAGCCGTACCGCTTACGGGAAGTCCCTTTTCGCTTACGGCCAAGGCCGGGGGCGGCAACTATGCCTCGACCGAGCAGTCTTTTCGGGCTGACTACGCAAGCAAGCCTTTCTCGGCAGAATTGAGTGGCAGCCGCGATACTTCCGGCGGCTTCATCGCCGACCGCAACTACGCTAGCAATGCGATCTCCGCCGAGACCTGGCTGAACCTCAAGCCGGGCACGACCGACATTCTCGTCGCCATGAGCGACCGTCCTTACGGAGCCAACCAGTTCTATGGCCCCTACAACTCATGGGAGCGCACCAAGGGTTGGTTTGCTTCCATTCAGCAGCAGCTTGGGCAGCGCACTGCTGCAAGCTTTGGCTACCGCCGCCACACCGACATCTTTGTCCTCTTCGTCGATGACCCCAGCGCCTACGAGAACAACCACATCGACACCGCCTGGCAGTCTGCTTTGCGTCGGGTCGATAAGCTTGCCACCAACATCACTCTTTCCTACGGCCTCGAAGCCAACGGCGACGCTATTCAGAGCACCAATCTAGGCCGCCATGCCCGCAACCAGGGCGCGGGATATGCCAACCTCTCGCTTCCCTCGCTGGGGCGTTTTTCGCTCTCCATCGGAGGCCGCGAAGAGATCTTCTCGGGTGGGGACGCGATCTTCTCTCCCAACGCCGCCGTGGCTTTTACGCTGACGCACACCGTTCGTCTGCGAGCCTCTGCGGGACATGGCTTCCGCCTGCCGACCTACCTCGATCTCTACTACTCCGACCCCACCAACATCGGCAATCCGAACCTCAAGCCGGAGTCTTCATGGAGTTATGAGGGGGGCGTTGATTGGACTCCTGCGAGTGGGCGCTTTACGCTGACGACCACTGGCTTCAGCCTTCACCAGAAGGACGGCATCGACTACTCGAAGTACTCGCTCGACGCTCCATGGCAGGCCACGAACGTCGGCAACTTCAACTACAACGGGGCAGAGACTCAGCTTCGTCTGCGTCTGCCCGGCTCTGAGCATCTCGATCTTAGCTATACCGCTGTGCGTGCCACCTCGCCGCCGAAGGGACTTATCTCTGAATACGCCTTCAACTATGCCGCGCAGAACGCTATCGCCGCATGGACAGGAGACTTTCATCAGCTCACGGCCCACACGCAGGTCGCCGTCATTCAGAAGACGACTCGAACTGCCTATCCGCTGTGGGATATTTCGCTGGCTCGCAATACTGGCTGGTTGCGGCCGTATGTGCGGCTCTTGAATCTGAGCAATACCGGCTATCAGGATATTCCGGGCGTGCCTTTGCAGGGGCGCACTGTGATGGCTGGGACTGCTTTTACATGGCCTCGTCGGCGGTAAGTACAACGGCAAATACAGGGGTCTCTCCACTGCGCTTCGCTCCGGTCGAGATGACGTAGTTTGTGCAGGGCAAATAGCACTCTAGTTTGCCGATGGCCTTTCGATGTGGTCTATGACCAGAACGTCGGCGGGGCCTTTTGTTGCTTCGAGCTTCAGGCCTAGCTGCTCCTGAATGGCGGTAAAGATACCGGGTGCAGCACCCGGTTCGTTCGTTGGTACGTTATCGGGTGTCCACTTCAAGGTGAAGTCGTATCTGCCGGGAAGGTTCGTTTCATCGATAACGGGTCTGTCCATATAGGCCTGCATCCCGAGGGCGAAGTCCGACATTGAGTTGTTAGTGAACTTCCTCTGCTGTTGGCCGCCCTGTCCATGGCCGCTTTGCGTCGGCAGGCCATAGGCGTTCTCGGTACTTTGCGCGAGCTTCGGGCCTCCCTTTGCCACCTTGATGGCATAGATGGAGAGGTCGCGCTTGTCGCGATGGAGTTTGAGGCCGAATCTGTCCTGGAGGAGCTTTTGTAGCATTTCCTGAACCTGGTGGAGATTTGCGACGCCCGGCAGATCGGCTTGTCCATCGATATCGAAGCTCTCGGTCCCGAGCCACGCCGGGCCGTCTACGATCTGCTTTCGATGGACCGCGTAGGCGAAGGAGATGAGATCGTTGACGGTCTGGGCCTCGATGACAAGGCGGTGACCGCCTACGATGAAGTTCCCGGTTTCATTGGGATCGGCAGGCTTGACGGTTGCAACTTCCAATGACGGATGTGCGTCCGCCGCCATGGGGGACATCGGCGATGCGAGTTGTTGTCCTGCACTGTTTTGCTGAGCAATGATGTTGGGCGGCGCGAAACCCGATAGACAAAGCGCGAAGAAGAACAGTGTTTTGTGCAGATTTCTTCGAACCGTGCTGTTGGCCCACATCGAAGTGATCCCTCCATCAAGTCAAATACCGAATGGCACACAACTTTGAGTATCGTTTCGTGGGGGACGCAGGCAGTTTCTTTACTTCGCCAGCTCCGCCTTTACGATCTCGCTGACCAGCTTGCCGTCGGCACGCACGCCGCTGGCCTGAATCCGCTGCTGGACGACACGCATGGTGGTTCCCAGATCTTTGAGGCTGGGCTTTTGGCCGTCCTGCGAGAGATGCTCGATCGCGCCTTGAACGACTGCGCGGATATCATCCTCGCTGGCGGCTTTGGGCAGGTAGCCTTCGATCATGCCGATCTCAAGCTGCTCTTTTTCGGCCAGTTGGGGGCGGTTGCCCTTGGTGAACTGCTCGACCGACTCTTTTCGCTGCTTGATGAGCGTGGTCAGAATCTGGGTCTCTTCGGCATCGGTCAAGGGCTCGCGCTTGTCGATTTCCTTGTTTTTCAAAGCGCTTTTTACCATGCGCAGGGTGGTCAGGCGGTGCTCGTCCCTTGCCTTCATCGCTGTGATGATGTCCGTCTGAATCTTTTCGCCGATACTCATTGCCGCACTCTCCTCAATCCCTAAACACTTCATTATAGAAAACCCGCAACCGGGCTGGCCGCCGCTACAATATAAGCATGATCCGCAAAACTCGCCTTTTCACTCCTGGACCGACTCCTCTTCTTCCCGCCGCCCAGTTTGCCATGGCTGCCGCAGACATCCACCACCGCACCGCTGAGTTCCGCGCCCTCTTCACCCGCGTTCTCTCCCAGCTCAAGGAGTTCGTCGGTACCACCAACGATGTTCTCATCCTCGCCAGCTCCGGCTCTGGAGCGATGGAAGCCTCCGTCTCGAACCTCACTTCGCCGGGAGATCGCGTTCTCGTGCTGACCGCCGGAAAGTTCGGCGAGCGCTGGACCGGCATCACCAAGGCATTTGGCTGCCACGTTGATGTCGTTGAAGCTCCCTATGGCAGCACCTTTACGCTCGACCAGATCAAGGCCGCTCTGAAGCTTGAGACCCGCGTTGTCTTCGTTCAGGCCACTGAGTCCTCTACTGGCGTCAGCCACGATATCGAGGCCATCGGCAAGCTGCTGAAGGATGAGAAGTCCGAGGCGCTCTTTGTTGTTGACGGCATCACCGGCCTCGGCACCACCCACCTCGACATGGACGCCTGGGGCGTCGACGTTCTGATCGGCGGCTCGCAGAAGGCGCTGATGATTCCTCCCGGCCTCTCCTATCTCGCGGTCAGCCCGCGTGCCTGGGACCGCATGGAGTCGACCTACAACCCGCGCTACTACTTCGACCTGCGCAAGGAGCGCAAGAATGCAGCCAAGGGTGAGTCTGCCTATACGCCTTCTGTTGCTCTGATTGCGGCCATGGGCGCGGCGCTTGACTATATTGCTGGTCAGGCTGAAGGCAATCTTGTTGAAGGCCGCAAGAAGCTGGTCGACAACGCTCAGACCTGCGCTGCCATGACTCGCGCTGCTGCCACCGCGATGGGCTTTAAGCTCTTCGCGCCGAAGGGCCGCGAGGCTGGTGCTGCGACTGCCATCATGGCGCCTGAGGGCACTGACTCCGGCACCATCGTCAAGGGGCT
It encodes:
- a CDS encoding TIGR03435 family protein, producing MWANSTVRRNLHKTLFFFALCLSGFAPPNIIAQQNSAGQQLASPMSPMAADAHPSLEVATVKPADPNETGNFIVGGHRLVIEAQTVNDLISFAYAVHRKQIVDGPAWLGTESFDIDGQADLPGVANLHQVQEMLQKLLQDRFGLKLHRDKRDLSIYAIKVAKGGPKLAQSTENAYGLPTQSGHGQGGQQQRKFTNNSMSDFALGMQAYMDRPVIDETNLPGRYDFTLKWTPDNVPTNEPGAAPGIFTAIQEQLGLKLEATKGPADVLVIDHIERPSAN
- a CDS encoding GatB/YqeY domain-containing protein yields the protein MSIGEKIQTDIITAMKARDEHRLTTLRMVKSALKNKEIDKREPLTDAEETQILTTLIKQRKESVEQFTKGNRPQLAEKEQLEIGMIEGYLPKAASEDDIRAVVQGAIEHLSQDGQKPSLKDLGTTMRVVQQRIQASGVRADGKLVSEIVKAELAK
- a CDS encoding alanine--glyoxylate aminotransferase family protein; the encoded protein is MIRKTRLFTPGPTPLLPAAQFAMAAADIHHRTAEFRALFTRVLSQLKEFVGTTNDVLILASSGSGAMEASVSNLTSPGDRVLVLTAGKFGERWTGITKAFGCHVDVVEAPYGSTFTLDQIKAALKLETRVVFVQATESSTGVSHDIEAIGKLLKDEKSEALFVVDGITGLGTTHLDMDAWGVDVLIGGSQKALMIPPGLSYLAVSPRAWDRMESTYNPRYYFDLRKERKNAAKGESAYTPSVALIAAMGAALDYIAGQAEGNLVEGRKKLVDNAQTCAAMTRAAATAMGFKLFAPKGREAGAATAIMAPEGTDSGTIVKGLRSKFAIIVTDGQGEMKGSLFRIAHIGFFDYMDTIAVIGALEQVAIAAKLPLPNLAFGTGLIAAQKTFAEDPTVK